The following coding sequences lie in one Rutidosis leptorrhynchoides isolate AG116_Rl617_1_P2 chromosome 4, CSIRO_AGI_Rlap_v1, whole genome shotgun sequence genomic window:
- the LOC139841862 gene encoding uncharacterized protein produces MFRHFKKLGESRNFVCDSVTTNLDEEQDHVEETPLEEDEHEHQTPLKKYTKVGLNELVTDPGERLNMELYHSSQRDEIKRKYLLKGPCQPQNHSIRQRKIGVQGGADNFVKGGFQAWNKKERVDVHDASMPHTIAVEKCQNSYCDKVYRYVRSHIENEDSVNKGNFLELLHWLARHTENIGHVVLKNAPKNSQMTCSSIQKDIVHAAATEVEKAIAKETGDEFFFVLVDKSRDVSCKEQMSLVLCFVNNEGVVVERFVGIKQVNDTSALSL; encoded by the exons ATGTTCCGGCACTTCAAAAAATTGGGGGAATCAAGGAATTTTGTTTGTGATTCGGTAACTACAAACTTAGATGAAGAACAAGACCATGTTGAAGAAACACCACTTGAAGAGGATGAACATGAACATCAGACCCCACTTAAAAAGTATACAAAAGTTGGCTTGAATGAACTTGTAACTGATCCGGGAGAGCGTTTGAACATGGAACTCTACCATTCAAGTCAACGAGATGAAATTAAAAGAAAATACTTGCTAAAAGGTCCTTGTCAACCCCAAAATCATTCAATTCGGCAAAGAAAGATTGGAG TTCAAGGAGGAGCAGATAATTTTGTTAAAGGTGGATTTCAGGCATGGAATAAGAAAGAACGCGTAGATGTACACGATGCTAGCATGCCACATACTATAGCAGTAGAAAAGTGTCAAA ATTCTTATTGCGACAAGGTTTATCGATATGTACGTAGTCATATTGAAAATGAAGATTCAGTTAACAAAGGTAATTTTCTTGAATTGTTGCATTGGTTAGCACGTCACACAGAGAATATTGGTCATGTTGTGTTAAAGAACGCACCAAAGAATTCACAAATGACGTGTAGTTCTATACAAAAAGATATTGTGCATGCTGCTGCAACCGAGGTTGAGAAAGCTATTGCAAAAGAGACTGGAGATGAGTTCTTTTTCGTTTTAGTAGACAAGTCTCGTGATGTATCTTGTAAAGAGCAAATGTCACTAGTTTTATGCTTTGTGAATAATGAAGGGGTTGTTGTTGAGAGGTTTGTCGGGATCAAACAAGTCAATGACACTTCAGCTTTGTCACTGTAG
- the LOC139841861 gene encoding uncharacterized protein, translated as MGSKLHFSSSHHSQTDGQTEVVNWSLRNLMRSLVREHPKQWDLTLAQAEFAFNSSVNRITGDSVNKGNFLELLHWLARHSENIGHVVLKNAPKNSKITCSSIQKNIVSAAATEVEKAIAKEIGGDFFFILVDESCGVSCKEQMSLVLSFVNNEGVVIERFVGIKQVNDTSALSLKSAIYSMLLGHGLSPCIIRGQGFDGASNMSGAFNGMKTLIMRESESAHVIHCFAHQLQLALVFVAKNHCSINEFFQ; from the exons ATGGGTTCCAAACTACACTTTAGTAGTTCACACCAttcacaaacggatggtcaaaccgaagttGTCAACTGGAGCTTGAGAAATCTAATGCGAAGTTTGGTGCGGGAACACCCTAAACAGTGGGACTTAACTTTGGCTCAAGCAGAATTCGCTTTTAATAGCTCGGTTAACCGGATAACAG GTGATTCAGTTAACAAAGGTAATTTTCTTGAATTGCTACATTGGTTAGCACGTCACTCAGAGAATATTGGTCATGTTGTGTTAAAGAACGCACCAAAGAATTCAAAAATAACTTGTAGTTCTATACAAAAAAATATTGTGAGTGCTGCTGCAACCGAGGTTGAGAAAGCTATTGCAAAAGAGATTGGAGGTGATTTCTTTTTCATTTTAGTAGATGAGTCCTGTGGTGTATCTTGTAAAGAGCAAATGTCACTAGTATTGAGCTTTGTGAATAATGAAGGGGTTGTTATTGAGAGGTTTGTCGGAATCAAACAAGTTAATGACACTTCAGCTTTGTCACTGAAGTCTGCCATTTATTCAATGTTGTTAGGACATGGGTTGAGTCCGTGTATAATCCGAGGGCAAGGTTTTGATGGAGCTAGTAATATGAGTGGCGCGTTCAATGGTATGAAGACTTTAATCATGAGAGAATCGGAATCTGCACATGTTATTCATTGTTTTGCACACCAGTTACAGTTAGCACTTGTGTTTGTTGCAAAAAATCATTGTTCAATAAACGAATTCTTTCAATAA
- the LOC139843959 gene encoding uncharacterized protein, whose product MRAPSLFTQCLPGLGHHDRVAHSVSMVSDKEMHLPSPAVEIIPSKMGYACKYAGESTDCQGVNLFKGRVSVSDIIGSELISSKPDVALKSWDSSVDLVNILKHEIRDGQLSFRGKRVLELNCSYGIPGIYACLKGASTVHFHGLNAEIVRCTTVPNVLANLEQARETQSRHPESPVTPSTQTLSPVTRFYAGEWDDLAQVLSVVKNDIVETSPIVNRTFSEEDLTDVYSSHDGSITGQVTSSKRSRPGSRVWERANDDDNGGGYDVILMADIPHSVTSLKKLYTLIKKCLKPPYGVLFVATKKHYVCSNSAARQLRSLVDEEGVFGAHLVKEVSDTEVWKFFLK is encoded by the exons ATGCGTGCACCTTCATTGTTTACACAATGTTTGCCCGGCTTGGGACACCATGACCGGGTAGCTCATAGTGTGTCAATGGTATCTGATAAGGAGATGCATCTGCCTTCACCGGCTGTTGAAATTATACCATCGAAG ATGGGATATGCTTGCAAATATGCTGGGGAGAGCACAGATTGTCAAGGTGTAAACCTCTTCAAG GGAAGAGTTAGCGTCTCGGATATTATAGGTTCAGAGTTGATTTCATCAAAACCTGACG TTGCTTTGAAATCCTGGGATAGCTCTGTGGATCTTGTTAATATTCTTAAGCACGAGATTCGGGATGGACAGTTAAGCTTTAGAGGCAAAAGGGTGCTTGAG CTTAATTGCAGCTATGGAATCCCAGGGATCTATGCGTGTCTGAAG GGAGCTTCAACAGTGCACTTTCATGGTTTAAATGCTGAAATAGTTAGATGCACAACTGTCCCAAACGTTCTGGCCAATCTCGAGCAGGCTCGAGAAACGCAGAGCCGACATCCCGAAAGTCCCGTTACTCCCTCAACACAAACTCTCTCCCCAGTGACTCGATTTTATGCTGGAGAGTGGGACGATCTTGCTCAAGTCTTGTCTGTTGTTAAGAACGATATAGTCGAAACGTCACCGATTGTGAACCGCACCTTCTCGGAAGAAGATCTTACGGATGTGTATAGTAGTCATGACGGTAGCATCACGGGACAAGTTACTTCGTCCAAGCGATCAAGGCCGGGAAGTCGGGTGTGGGAGAGGGCTAATGATGATGACAATGGAGGAGGATATGATGTCATATTGATGGCTGATATTCCACACTCTGTAACATCTTTGAAAAAACTGTATACACTAATTAAAAAG TGCTTGAAACCTCCTTATGGAGTATTATTTGTTGCCACCAAAAAGCATTATGTTTGCTCCAATAGCGCTGCACGGCAGTTGAGAAGCCTGGTTGACGAGGAAGGCGTGTTTGGAGCTCACTTAGTTAAAGAGGTTTCAGACACAGAAGTTTGGAAGTTCTTTCTTAAATAA
- the LOC139841860 gene encoding uncharacterized protein: MKKLLRRKFLPANHRQEAFLDYHNLQQLSLSVEELIHEFDKLRMRCDVNEKEEQIIAQFLGTLKPEIADVVSLQPYLMYEDVCRLALKVEKQQSKGKSKVTFGHGNINPKPNPVVIDKGKGEQFIKVSTQGGNIRAPRCFKCQGLGHYARECPNQRIVTLWDDSSAPVYDTEEDYENTTTPQCE; encoded by the coding sequence ATGAAGAAATTGTTGAGGCGAAAGTTCTTGCCCGCAAACCATAGGCAAGAAGCTTTTCTTGACTACCACAATTTACAACAGCTTTCGTTGAGTGTTGAAGAGTTAATACATGAATTTGATAAATTGCGCATGCGATGTGATGTTAACGAGAAGGAGGAACAAATCATAGCTCAGTTTTTAGGAACTCTCAAACCGGAAATTGCTGATGTGGTAAGTCTACAGCCTTATTTGATGTATGAAGATGTTTGTAGGTTGGCACTCAAGGTGGAAAAACAACAAAGTAAGGGTAAATCAAAGGTGACATTTGGACATGGTAATATCAACCCGAAACCAAACCCTGTCGTGATTGATAAAGGAAAGGGGGAACAATtcataaaagtgtcaacacaaggaGGTAACATTCGAGCTCCCAGGTGTTTTAAGTGTCAAGGATTGGGTCATTATGCTCGTGAGTGCCCAAATCAGCGCATTGTTACCCTTTGGGATGATTCATCTGCTCCAGTTTATGATACAGAAGAGGATTATGAGAACACAACAACTCCTCAGTGCGAATAA